Part of the Caulobacter sp. SL161 genome is shown below.
ATGATCAGCTTCAAGCAATTTGCTCCGCTGAAAGACCTGCTGGGCGGCGAGGAAGCCTTCCTGCGCGCGGTGTTCGAGCACCTGGGCATGTTCGCCAAGATCATCGACCAGGATCCGGCTTGACTTTCGTCACCCGGTTCGCCCCCTCCCCGACCGGCTACCTGCATCGCGGCCACGCCTATTCCGCGCTGACCGCCTTCGAGGCGGCGCGCGCAGCCGGTGGGCGCTTTCTTCTCCGTATCGAGGACATCGACGCCACCCGTTGCCGGCCGGAGTACGACGCGGCGATCCTGGAGGACTTGGCCTGGCTGGGCCTGCGCTGGGAAGAGCCGGTCCGCCGACAGTCCGAGCATCTGACTGACTTTGAGACGGCCATAGCGGGGCTGCGCGACCGAGGGCTCGTCTATCGCTGCTTCAAGACCCGCAAGGAAATCGACATCGGACGCGCGCCGCACGCGCCCGCCGTCGCCTATGTCGGCGCGCCGCTCGACGCCCGCGAGGAGGCCGAGCGGCTGGCGCTCGCCGAGCCTTTCGCCTGGCGGCTCTCTCTGGCTGCGGCGCACAAGGCTCTCGACGGCTTCGACCACCTCACCTTCGTCGAGGAAGGCGTCGACGGATCATCGCCCCGGACCGTCCAGGCCCGGCCCGAGACCGCCGGCGACATTGTGCTGGCCCGTAAGGACGTCGGCGTGGCCTACCATCTGGCGGTCGTCCACGACGACGCGCTGCAAGGGGTCACCCATGTGATCCGGGGCGAGGACCTTTTCGAGGCCACCCACATCCAGCGCCTGCTACAGGCGCTGCTGGACCTGCCGACCCCGGTCTACCGCCACCACGGCCTACTCACAGGGGCGGACGGCAAGCGCTACGCCAAGCGCGACAAGGCACAGACCCTGCGGGAGCTCCGGGCGACAGGCGTGGGCGCACAAGATCTTAGGGCGGAGCTGGGCTTTTCTTAAAGCACCGAGCCTACCGGCGAATGCCGGGACCCAGATCGAACCCACCGACGTCTTTCCGCTCAGCCCAAAGAGATGTCGCACCATCGCTGACCGCCCCGGGTGAATCTGGGCCCCGGCATTCGCCGGGGGGGGTCGGAAGGACTTGGATCAGCCCCCGCCCGCCTGCTCCACCAACTGGCCCATGGCCTTCAGGTAGTTCGAGAACGCCGCCCGACCGGTGTCGGTCAGCCGCACCCGGGTCAGAGGCTTGCGGCCGACGAAGCTCTTGTCGATCGACACGTATCCCGCCTCCTCCAGCTTGCGCAGGTGGATGGAGAGATTGCCCTGGGTGACCTCGAGCACGTCCTTGAGCTCGGTGAAATCGGCCACCTCGGCGCTGGCCAGATAGGCGACAATGCCCAGCCGGACCCGGCCGTGGATCACATCGTCCAGCCCGCTGATGTCGAACTTGGGGGCCACCGAGCGCCTCAGGCCGCCGACCGCATGGCCTGGCGCATCATGTAGAAGCCCGGGGCCGCCATGAACGCGAACAGGCCAAAGCTGGCGATCAGCAGGTAGAGATCCGCGCGCTCGATCAGAAGGCCCATCGCCACGCCCGAGACCAGCCAGCCCAGGGCGACAACCAGCATCCACATCCGGCGGCGCAGCACATAGATCACCTGCCACACCGCGCCCTGCAGGATGAACACCACCGCCGGATGGAAGAGCCAGTAGTGGAAGTCCTTGTGGCGCGAGGCGGCCGCCGCGAAGACGATGATCAGGGCCAGGTTCGCCACACCAGTCGCCTGGAACGCGGCGTTGACCGCCCGATTGGTGACGCCGCGCTGCGGGTTCTTGTGATCCTTGATGATGACGATGGTCATCAGCACCAGGAAGATCACCGTCGGCGCCCAGGCCAGGATCAGGTTGCCGAGGCCCCCGAGGCTGATCACCCCGCGTTCCTGGACGACATAGATCAGGGACTGGAGGCCATAGAGCAGCCCGGCCGCGCCGTAGAGCGCCCCGCCGGCGACGCCCAGCCCGCCGCGTTCCTGCGAGCCCTCGGCGAGGCCGCGCAGGAAGGCCAGGTCGTCCTGGACGCTCTTCAGGTCTTTGCTCATGTCGGCCCCTTTCAGCGCGGCATCATGGACGGTCACAGGATTCGACCCAACAGCGGCAGGCGGCGAAGCGCCATGGTCAGGATCCAGCTCAGGACGACGGCGCCGCCGAACACCGCTGCGCCCTTGGCCAGTCCACCCCAGGCTTGAGGCAGCAGCAGCCAGGCCAGCCAGGCCGTGAAGACGTAGTGGGTCAGGTACATGCCGTAGGCGTTGGCCTGCAGGCTCGCCCCCAGCGGACCGGTCTTCTTCACGAATCGCAGGAAGGTCGCCAGGGCCGCGAAGGACAGGGTGGCGCAGGCCAGGGCGAACATCACGCCGCCGCCGATATCCAGCGCTACGCGCGGCGGCGGTTTGGGCGAGAAGGCCATGATGATCACCGCGATCACGCCCACGACGGGGAGGATCGGCGCGGCCTGCCAGGCCCACCAGCGCTTGGCGAGCTTGCCTTCGGGGTCGGTGAGACCTTGCCCCACGCCGCCGGCGCCCACCGCGACGCCGGCCAGGAAGTAGACGAGGTAGTGAACGACGCGCGAGGTCTGGACCGTGAAGGGGCCCAACTGCGTCCAGTGCATGAAGGTGAAAGTCGCGCTCATCGGGATGTAGGCCACGGCGCTGGCGATCACGAGACCCAGGAAGAACAGGCCGGGCTTGCGATCCGCGCCGCGCACCAGCCGGCCCAGGGCGTCGATCACGCCCGGCGCGATGAGGTTGAGCAAGGTTATGACGGCGCCAAAGGCGAGCAGCACCCACAGGAACCAGGCCGGACCGCTGGGCCAGGACGGCAGGTCGAGCCAGGCGCTTGCAAAGCCGGCGATAGAGACATCCCCACCCGCCTGCAGCCAGGCCGGAAAGTAGGCCAGCGGCGCCAGCAGGCCGGCGGCCAGCACGAACGGAACGCCCAGTCGCGCGGCCCTTCCGCGCAGGAAGCCGCCATTCCCCTTGGCCTTCAGGCCATCGGCGACGAACAGGCCCGAGATGAAGAACATCAGCGACATGAAGAAGAGGTCGTTGATCAGGGTCAGCAGCCCAAACAGCTCGTACTTCTGCGGATCGCGGACCGGGAAGGCCTGCCAAAGGTAAGGGGCCTGGCTGAAGTCGCCGATGGGCGGCGCGTTGGGCGTGTAGGCCAGCACCGTATGGTGAGCGATGACCAGCAGCGTGACAAAGGCGCGCAAGGCGCCGATCGGGGCGTTGCGGCCGCCGATCTCGGCGATCGTCGATCGTTCGGTGGCGCTGATGGGCGCGTGCATGGGTTGGCTCCCCTTCCTCAAGTGGCCGCACCATGGATCAACAAGTTTGTTCTGTAAACTAGTCTACCAAAGACCTAATCTCTCTCACCGTGTCATCCCGGGCGGCGAAGCCGACCCGGGACCCAGGGGCCAAGCGCAGTGAGGTTACCCCTGGGCCCCGGCTCTCCGCTTCGCTACGGCCGGGGTGACACGATATAAAACTCTGATTTTACTATGCTTAGAGCGCTCACCGCGCCCAGTAGCGATACCGATACGCCGGCTCGAAACCCTCGTCGGCATAGAGGGCGATGGCGGGCGCGTTGTCGGCCTCGACCTGCAGCCAGGCGCGCTCCGCACCCAGCGTCGACGCTTCCGACAGCAGAGCGCGCAGCACCAGGCGGGCCAAACCCTGGCGACGATGGGCCTGGGCCGTGCGCATGCCGAAGATCCCCGCGAAGCCGCTACTGACGGCGCTGGCGCCGATCGCCGCCGGTCCGCCGTCGACGTCCAGGCGCGCGAACCGGGCGGGCGCCGGGATGCGCCGGAGGGTCTCCAGACGCTCGCGGCCGTCCTCGGGGTCGCCGGCGGTAGCGGAGAACACCGCCTCGAAGGCGTCATCGGGCGTCGTCGAGACGACCACGAGATCGCTCCCCTGCCCGCCCGTCGGGCCCAGCATGACGAGGGTTTCCTTGGTCGGCGCATAACCGCGCGCGGCGAGCCGGTGGTCGAGGTCCGCAGGCGCGAAAATCCCGTCCGTGAGCTTGAAGCGCGGCGGCAGGCCTCGCTGCTGCAGCCAGGCCTCAACCGCCGTGATCGCCTCATCGACATCGCGATCGGGTGCGCCAAGCGGCCAGCAGGCGTTGATGCGCATCGAATGGCCCGACGCCGCATTCAGCCGCCAGCCGCCCAGGACGGCCCGCTCTCGCGCGGGCCAGGCGTCGTCGGCCAGCGGCTCCAGCCGCGCCGGATCGATCACTTCTCGGCCAGAAGCTTTTCGACGATTCCCCGCACCTCGGGGGCAGACCAGTCAGCCGGACCCGCCAGGCGCGCGCGCTCACGGCCCTGACGGTCATAGATGATCGTCGTCGGATAACCTTGGGCGCGCGGCTGCAGATCGAAGGACAGCTTGTAGGAGGGGTCGCGATAGGTCACGAGCGGCGGGTTGGCCGCCATCTCTTCGCGGACCAGATTCAGATCGCTGTCGCGGTCGACGCTGATCGGCAGCACGGTGACCGGCTGAGTGGCGTAGGCCGACTGTAGCTTGGCCAGGGTGGGCATCTCGGCCTTGCACGGGGCGCACCAGGTCGCCCACAGGTTCATGACCACCACGCGCCCCTTGAAGTCGGCCAGGGTCGTGGGCTTGCCGTCCATCGAGGTGAAGACCGTCGTCGGCGCAGGACGCGGCGTGGCGGGCACGTCCAGCTTCTCGAAGGCGCCCTTCTTGAATTCTGTGAGGTCGGCGGGACCAGAGGGTTTGAACGAAGCCGACGCGATGACGTATAGAACCGCCGCGACGCCCAAGAGGATGACGCCCGCCAGCGCCATTCTCATAGGATTACGCTTCTTGGCTTCCTCGCCGTTCTGACCCGACTGGACTTCGTTCATATGACCGACAACGCCTCCAACACGCCCAAGGCCAAGGGCCAGGGCCAAGCTATGTGGGGCGGCCGGTTCTCGGCCAAGCCGGCGGAACTGATGCAGGCGATCAACGTCTCCATCGGCTTCGACAAGCGCCTGTGGGCGCAAGACCTGGCAGGCTCCCGCGCCCACGCGCGGATGTTGATGAACCAAGGCGTGATTGCAAGCCATGACGGCGAGGAAATCCTGGAGGGTCTCGCCCGCGTCGAGGACGAGCTGCTGTCGGGGACGTTCCCGTTCCGCGACGAATACGAAGACATCCACATGAACATCGAAGCGCGGCTGCGCGAGCTGATCGGCCCGACGGCGGGCCGGCTGCACACCGCCCGCTCGCGCAACGATCAGGTGGCTGTCGATTTCCGCCTGTGGGTGCGCGACGCCTGCGACCGCACGGTCGGCCAGCTCGAAGCGCTGCAGAAGGCGCTGCTGACCCAGGCCGAGACCCATGCCGACGCCCTGATGCCGGGCTTCACGCATCTGCAACCGGCCCAGCCGGTGACCTTTGGCCACCACCTGATGGCCTATGTCGAGATGTTCGGCCGCGACGCCGGCCGTTTCCGCGACGCCCGCGCGCGGATGAACGAGTGCCCGCTGGGCGCCGCCGCCCTGGCCGGCTCGCCCTTCCCGATCGACCGCCAGCAGACGGCGAGCGCCCTGGGCTTTGACCGTCCGACCGCCAACTCGCTGGACAGCGTCTCGTCGCGCGACTTCGCCCTGGAGGCCCTGTCGGCCGCCTCGATCACCGCCACGCACCTGTCGCGGCTGGCCGAGGAGATCGTCCTTTGGACGACGCCGATGTTCGGCTTCATCAAGCTGACCGACGCCTTCACCACCGGCAGCTCGATCATGCCGCAGAAGAAGAACCCCGACGCGGCCGAGCTGATCCGCGCCAAGGTCGGCCGCATCCTGGGCTCGCTGACCACCCTGACGGTGGTCATGAAAGGCCTGCCGCTGGCCTATTCGAAGGACATGCAGGAAGACAAGGTCCCGACCTTCGAGGCCTTCGACGCGCTCGAGCTGTCGTTGCTCGCCATGGCCGGCATGGTCGCCGACCTGACGCCGAACACCGAAAACATGGCCAAGGCGGCCGGCGCGGGCTTCTCCACCGCCACCGATCTGGCCGATTGGCTGGTGCGGACGCTGAACATGCCTTTCCGTGACGCTCACCACGTGACAGGCTCCGCCGTGAAGACGGCCGAAGGCTTGGGCGTCGATCTGGCGGATCTTTCCCTGGCGCAGTTCCAGGCGATCGAACCCCGGATCACGAACGACGTCTACGCCGTCCTGACCCCGGCCGCCTCGGCGGCCAGCCGCATGAGCTATGGCGGGACGGCCCCCGCCCAGGTGCGCGCCCAGATCGCGCGTTGGAAGGAACAGCTGGCATGAGCCGCACTCTGACGACCCTCGCCCTGGCCGCCCTGGCCGTCACGGCCGCCGCTTGCGGCAAACAGGGCGCGCTGGAGCGCCCGGCCCCGCTGTGGGACGCCCAGAAAAAGGCCGCCTGGGCCGCCGAACGCCGTATGGCCTCGGCCCAGGCCAACCAGCCCGCCCGCGCCGGCGGCGCCCAGGAGATCCGCGACCCGGCCTCCAGCAACCGCACCATCCGCGCCGCACCGCTGCCCGGCACCCGCGACCCGTTCGGCGGTCCGTCCGCCGCCGGCTTCCCCGGCGCCACGCCCAACTAAGAGACTCCGTTGAATCACTTCGAGTACGGCCCGCAGGGCCTGGCCTGCGAAGGCGTGCCCCTGGCCAGGATCGCGGCCGAGGTCGGCACGCCGGTCTATGTGTACAGCCGCGCCACGCTGGAACGGCACTTCGTCGTGTTCCGCGACGCCTTGGCGATGTCCGGCGTGGTCGATCCGCTGATCGCCTATGCGGTGAAGGCCAATTCCAACGTCGCGGTGCTGAAGGTGCTGGGCGAGCTGGGCGCCGGCGCCGACACGGTGTCCGAGGGTGAGGTGCGCCGCGCCCTGGCCGCCGGCATTCCGGGTGAGCGGATCGTCTTTTCGGGCGTCGGCAAGGCGCGGCGCGAGATCGCCTTCGCGCTGCAGGCCGGTGTCGCCGAGATCAATGTCGAGTCAGAGCCGGAGCTCAACCTGATCGCCGACGTCGCCGCCGAGCTGGGCGTGCGCGCCAAGGTCGCCTTCCGGGTCAATCCGGACGTCGCGGCCGGCGGTCACGCCAAGATCGCCACCGGAAAGTCCGAGAACAAGTTCGGCGTCTCGTTCGCCGAGGCCGCGCGCCTCTACGCCAACGCCAGCAACAACGCCAATCTCCAGCCCGTGGGCGTGGCCTGCCACATCGGCAGCCAGATCACCGATCTGGCCCCCATGCGCGCGGCGTTCACCAAGATGCGGGGCCTCGTGGAGCAGCTGCTGGGCGAAGGCCTGTCGGTCGAGCGCCTGGACCTGGGCGGGGGCCTGGGCGTGCCCTATTTCAATCACCCCGAACCGCCCTCGCCGGCCGAGTTCGCAGCCATGGTCGGCGAGGTCACGCAAGGCCTGCCCGTCACCCTGGCCTTCGAGCCCGGTCGGGTGATCGCCGCCAACGCCGGCGTCCTGGTGTCGGAAGTCATCCACGTCCACGAGCGCCCCGAGGGTCGCAAGTTCCTGGTCATCGACGCGGCCATGAACGACCTGGTCCGCCCGGCCATGTACGACGCCTTCCACGACATTCGCCCGGTGATCCAGCGTCCTGGGGAAACGGTCTATGATGTGGTCGGTCCGGTCTGCGAGACAGGCGACACCTTCACCCGCGACCGCGCCCTGCCGCCGTTCGCGGCGGGCGACCTGGTGGCCTTCATGTCGGCGGGCGCCTATGGCGCAGCCATGGCCAGCGAGTACAACACCCGTCCGCTGGTGCCAGAGGTGCTGGTCGACGGCGACCGCTATGCGGTGATCCGCAAGCGCCCGACCTATGACGAGATGCTGGCGCGGGATCTGGTGCCGGACTGGGTGTAGGGCCCTAAAAATCCTCCCCCTCGCGGGGGAGGTGTCGACGAAGTCGACGGAGGGGGAAGAGGCCCGGCTGGGGCGACTTCCCCCTCCGGCCTTCGGCCGCCTCCCCCGCTAGGGGGAGGATTTCCATCTCATCAATCCATCGCCCCAATATACGGCAGGCCCCGGCTCTTGCCCTCGTCGTCCAGACCGTAGCCGACGAGATAGCGCGCCGGCGCTTCCCAGGCGACGAAGTCGGGCTCCATGCCGCGATCCTTGGGCCAGGGCTTGCGGGCGAAGACGGCGGTCAGCACTTCGCTGGCGCCGGCGTCCTTCACCAGACGCGCGGCTTCCGACAGCGACAGGCCGGTGTCGAAGACGTCGTCGACGACCAAGGCGCGGCGGCCGACCAGCGGGCGCTGCAGATCGGCGCGGACCTCGCAGCGGCCGGAGCTCTTGCGCTCGTCGTGGTAGGAGGCCAGCCACAGGGCGTCGAAGCGGACGTCGCGTCCGGCCTTCCACAGCGCGCGGGTGAGGTCGGCGGCAAACCACAGGCCGCCGGTGAGCAGGCAGACCACGACGGTGTCGTCGTCGATGCGCGGCGCGATCTGCTCGGCCAGTTTTTGAACCCGTTCGGCGATCTCGGCTTCCGAGATCAGGACTTCGGGCTTGGGAAGGTCATTCATGATGAGCGGGTTCGTGAGAGTCTGAAGGGGGAGTTTGGTCCCCGCTCTCATGTCCCGGGGGTTCCTGTCCAGCCGCTTCGTGCGCGGCGGGCGCGTCCTGGGCGCCGCGCAGGGCGACCTCGGGCTCGGCGCCATGGGCTTCCGGCTTCTTCAGCGCGGCCTTGACCGCCTTGGCCGCGCCCGGCTCGGTGGCGAAGGCGATCTGCAGATCCTTGGCGGTGCGCGGCGGGTCCAGGAAGGTGATCGAGAAATGGCGCACCTCGCCCGGCGGGATCTTGGCGTCGGCGGCCGCAGCCAGTTGCCCCGCCACGCGCTTTTCTTCCTTGCTCAGCAGCTCCACGCGCAATGGCGGCGCGATGACCTCATGCTCGGTGATGTTGCGGATCGAACCGGTGATGGTCACCGCCGCGCGGCCCTCCTGCATCGAGGGCTGGGCCTTGATGCTGCCGGCGTCGATCACCAGGCCCACTGTGTTCACCGGCAGGCCCACGGCGGCGTAGGCGCCCGCCGAGCCCGGCATGATGCGCACGACATCGATCCGGAAGATCAGGGCCGCGACCACGACCACCGCCATGGCGGCGGCCATGCCGGCCCAGATCACGCCCGTAGCGGTCGCCGCGCGCAGGCGACGCTCGGCATCGGCGCGCGCGCGGAAAACCTTGGGAAGTTCTTCGCCCGGAAGCGCGCTGACCGGCGGCTCTTCGGCCTCGGCGGCGACGGCTTCTTCTGCGGCTTCGTCGCGATCACCTTGGGATCTGGCGCTGGCGGCGGCCGGCTCTTCGAAGAGGTCGAGCGGCTCTTCAGCCTCGTCCTTGAAGGCGGTCCAGCGATTGCCGCAAGAGGCGCAACGCACGACGCGACCGTCCGGCCCGACCTTGGAGTCGTCGACGAAATAGCGGCTGGCGCACTCCGGGCAGGTCAGTATCATGGCCGCGAATCGAACGAACCCCACATGACTTACTGGGGTCGCTGATTTTAACCCTGATGTCCAGAAAGCCCAGTGACGCGCCTTGCGGATCGACACAGAACAGGGCGATGACGCCCTTCCGGTGGTCCGCTTTGAAGGCGTCTCGATGCGCTATGGGCGGGGCCCGGAAACCCTCAGAGATATAAGCTTTTCCCTGGAGCCGGGATCGTTCCACTTCCTGACCGGCGCGTCGGGTGCGGGCAAGAGCTCGCTGCTCAAGCTGATCTATCTGGCGCACCGTGCGTCACGGGGTCGCGTGGAGCTGTTCGGGCGTGACGTGAGCCTGACCCACGCCTCGGACCTTCCCTTCCTGCGCCGTCGCATCGGGGTGGTCTTCCAGGAGTTCCGGCTGCTGGAGCACCTGTCGGTGTTCGACAACGCCGCCCTGCCCCTGCGGATTCTCGGTCGCAAGCCGGCCACCTATCGCGAGGACGTGGCCGAGCTTTTGACCTGGGTGGGCCTGGGCGAGCGGATGCACGCCCTGCCCGCCACGCTGTCGGGCGGCGAGAAGCAACGCCTGGCCATCGCCCGCGCCGTCGTCGACCGTCCCGACGTGCTGCTGGCCGACGAGCCGACCGGCAATGTCGATCCGGCCATGTCGCTGCGCCTGCTGCGCCTGTTCGTCGAACTGAACCGTCTGGGCACCACGGTGCTGATCGCCACCCACGACGAGGACCTCGTGGCGCGCGCCGCCCGGCCGACCCTGCACCTGGAGCATGGACGCCTCGTGGATCTGGGAGGCCGGCCATGAGCGAGTTCTTTCAGGTTTCGCGCTGGAAGCCGGGCCCCTTGCTGCCGCCGCGCGACGCCCGTGACGGCGCGCTGGTGTTCGTGGTCGCGGTGCTGTGCTTCCTGGCGTGTCTGACGGCCTTCGCCGCCCTGGCGGCCAATCGCGCCGCGCACGGCTGGACGGCGCAACTGAGCGGCTCGGCGACCGTGGTGGTCCGCGCCCGCAGCAATGAGACGCCCGACAGCGCCGCCGCCCGCGCCGCCGAGACCCTGGCCGGCGTTCGCGGCGTGATCGAGGCCCAGGCCCTGCCGCGCGAGAAGGCCGAAGCGTTGCTGGCGCCGTGGATCGGGGCCGAGGCCCTGGTCGACGACCTGCCCACGCCGCGCCTAGTCACGCTGGAACTCGATCCCAAGGCGCCGCCGACGGCGGGCATTCTGGACCGCGCGCTACGGGCGGCGGGGGTCGACGCCACGGTCGACGACCACAGCCGGTGGATCGCCGATATCGAACGCGCCGCCAACATCGCGCGGTTCGCGGCGCTGGGCGTGTTCGCCCTGATCGCGGCGGCCACGGCGGCGGTGATCGCCTTCGCCACGCGGGCGGGCCTGGCGGCGCGGCGCGATGTGATCGAGGTGCTGCACTTCTCGGGCGCCGAAGCGCGTTTCATCGCAAGCCTGTTCCAGAACCGGTTCGCGACCATGGGCGCGCTGGCGGGGTTGCTGGGCGGCGCGGCGGCGGCCATCATCGGCGCGCTCGCGCGTTACTTCGCCGGCGGCGCAGGCGTCGCACCGGTTCTGCCGCTGGCCTGGATTGACCTGCTGGCCGCCCTGCCCGCGCCGGTGCTGGCGGCCTTGATCGCCGGCGTCTCGGCCCGCCTGGCGGCGTCGCGCATCGTGGGGGAGATGCCGTGAAGACCTTGGCCGCACTGCTGATCGCCCTGATGATCTGGGGCCTTGGACTTCTGGCGTTCACCGGCCGGGTCGATCAATCGACCCCCGCGCCCGAGCCGCCGATCTCGGACGGCGTCGTCGCGCTGACCGGCGCCTCGACCCTCCGCCTGGAAGCCGCGACTCGCCTGCTGGAAGACGGCAAGGGCCAGCGCTTGCTGATTTCCGGCGTCAATCGCGAAGCCACCCGGGCCGAGATCCAGGCGGTCACCAAGGCCGTGAAGCCGATCTACGACTGCTGCGTCGACTTGGGCTTCGCCGCCGCCAACACCGTGGGCAATGCGCGGGAGACCGCGGAATGGGCCCGGTCCAAGGGCTATAAGAGCCTGATCGTGGTCACCGCCGACTACCACATGCCCCGCTCGATGCTGGAGCTTCGCGCGGCCATGCCCAATGTTGCGCTGCATCCCTATCCGGTGAAAACCGATCTGAACGCCCGTCGCTGGTGGAAGACTGGCGTCAGCGCCCGGCGCATGATCGTGGAGTACTGCAAGTACCTGGCGATTCTGGGTCGCGAGGCGTTCCTGGGACTTGGCCCAGAGGACAAGGCCGCCCCGGCGGCGAAGGAAGTGTCTTGATCTATCTGCGTTCGTTCCTGTTCCAGTTGGTTTTCTGGCTGTGGTCGGCCAGCATGGCGGTCTTCATGCTCGTCACCCTGCCGATGCCGCGCGCGGTGAATCGCGCCTGCATGGCCACATGGTCTTGGGGCTTGCGGCTGCTGCTGCGCGTCCTGGTGAACGTGAAGATCGAGATCCGGGGACAGGAGAACATTCCCCACGCCGCTGGCCTGGTCGCCGCCAAGCACCAGTCGATGTTCGACGTCTTCAGCCAGTTCTCGATCCTGCCGGACGCCTGCTTCGTCATGAAGAAGGAGCTCTTGATGGTGCCCCTCTTCGGCTGGCACGGGCTGAAGGCTGATATGATCGTGGTCGATCGCGACGGTCACTCCGCCGCGCTCAAGAAGCTGGTTCGCGACGCCGTCGGTCGCATGAAGGAAAGCCGCCAGATCGTGATCTTCCCGGAAGGCACGCGCGGCAAGGTCGGCGAGCCGGGCGACTACAAGCCCGGCATCGCCGCACTGTATCGTGAACTGAACATGCCCGTGACGCCTCTGGCCCTGAACTGCGGCTCGCACTGGAACAAGAGCCTTCTGATCCAGCCCGGCACGATCGTGTTCGAATATCTGCCCGCCATCCCCGCCGGCCTGAAGCGCGGCGAATTCATGCGCGAACTGCAGACCCGAATCGACACGGCGACCAAGGCGCTGGAGGATGCGGGGCTTTAAGCCGCCTCGCGCGCCTCGACCAT
Proteins encoded:
- a CDS encoding cell division protein FtsX, with amino-acid sequence MSEFFQVSRWKPGPLLPPRDARDGALVFVVAVLCFLACLTAFAALAANRAAHGWTAQLSGSATVVVRARSNETPDSAAARAAETLAGVRGVIEAQALPREKAEALLAPWIGAEALVDDLPTPRLVTLELDPKAPPTAGILDRALRAAGVDATVDDHSRWIADIERAANIARFAALGVFALIAAATAAVIAFATRAGLAARRDVIEVLHFSGAEARFIASLFQNRFATMGALAGLLGGAAAAIIGALARYFAGGAGVAPVLPLAWIDLLAALPAPVLAALIAGVSARLAASRIVGEMP
- a CDS encoding lysophospholipid acyltransferase family protein; its protein translation is MIYLRSFLFQLVFWLWSASMAVFMLVTLPMPRAVNRACMATWSWGLRLLLRVLVNVKIEIRGQENIPHAAGLVAAKHQSMFDVFSQFSILPDACFVMKKELLMVPLFGWHGLKADMIVVDRDGHSAALKKLVRDAVGRMKESRQIVIFPEGTRGKVGEPGDYKPGIAALYRELNMPVTPLALNCGSHWNKSLLIQPGTIVFEYLPAIPAGLKRGEFMRELQTRIDTATKALEDAGL
- a CDS encoding YdcF family protein, with the protein product MKTLAALLIALMIWGLGLLAFTGRVDQSTPAPEPPISDGVVALTGASTLRLEAATRLLEDGKGQRLLISGVNREATRAEIQAVTKAVKPIYDCCVDLGFAAANTVGNARETAEWARSKGYKSLIVVTADYHMPRSMLELRAAMPNVALHPYPVKTDLNARRWWKTGVSARRMIVEYCKYLAILGREAFLGLGPEDKAAPAAKEVS